From the Campylobacter concisus genome, one window contains:
- a CDS encoding UDP-N-acetylmuramoyl-L-alanyl-D-glutamate--2,6-diaminopimelate ligase, which translates to MKISVENSFITDDSNECENGSFFVQTAANAKFAEAAVKNGAKIISLEECKKLLKIDESLKIVGITGTNGKTTTAAAIYETLRNLGKKCGLSGTRGAFVEGKQIDDKALTTSAILKTLSYLKAASEQGCEYFVMEVSSHAIAQKRIESLKFALKIFTNLTQDHLDYHKSMEEYARVKSSFFDDESVKLINIDDGGVKFNPKNAYTYAIKKPASFAPIVYGLKDGIDAVIKTPNGDVEIDSSLQGEFNLYNLIAALGAVCLLERPDTVALSKAISKFKGVSGRMEVVSADPLVIVDFAHTPDGIEKVLNSLRHLNLIAVFGAGGDRDRTKRPKMGAIAQKYARICIVTSDNPRSEESESIIDEICAGMSQNENLIRNANRKEAIALAISKLEPGWALVILGKGDEPYQEIKGVKHPFSDKEVVIELLKR; encoded by the coding sequence ATGAAAATATCAGTAGAAAATAGCTTCATAACAGATGACTCAAACGAGTGTGAAAATGGCTCATTTTTCGTGCAAACTGCTGCAAACGCAAAATTTGCGGAGGCAGCGGTAAAAAATGGTGCAAAGATAATCAGCCTTGAAGAGTGCAAGAAGCTTTTAAAAATCGATGAAAGCTTAAAGATAGTTGGCATCACTGGCACAAATGGCAAGACCACAACGGCTGCGGCTATCTATGAGACTTTGCGAAACTTAGGCAAAAAATGCGGCTTAAGTGGCACAAGAGGGGCATTTGTAGAGGGCAAGCAGATAGATGACAAGGCGCTTACGACGAGTGCCATTTTAAAGACGCTTTCTTACCTCAAAGCAGCTAGCGAGCAAGGCTGCGAGTACTTCGTGATGGAGGTTAGCTCACACGCGATAGCTCAAAAGCGTATAGAGAGCTTGAAATTTGCTCTAAAAATTTTTACAAATTTGACTCAAGACCATCTCGACTACCACAAGAGCATGGAGGAGTATGCTAGAGTAAAATCAAGCTTTTTTGACGATGAGAGCGTGAAGCTCATAAACATTGACGATGGCGGAGTTAAATTTAACCCAAAAAACGCCTACACGTACGCGATCAAAAAGCCAGCTAGCTTTGCGCCGATAGTTTATGGGCTAAAGGACGGCATAGACGCAGTTATCAAGACGCCAAATGGCGATGTGGAGATAGACTCAAGCCTTCAAGGCGAGTTTAATCTTTATAACCTAATCGCCGCTCTTGGCGCCGTTTGCTTGCTAGAGCGACCAGATACAGTCGCACTTTCAAAGGCGATAAGTAAATTTAAAGGGGTTAGCGGCAGGATGGAGGTCGTTAGCGCTGATCCGCTAGTCATTGTGGATTTTGCTCATACGCCTGATGGCATCGAAAAGGTACTAAACTCACTTAGGCATCTAAATTTGATCGCGGTCTTTGGCGCAGGCGGTGACAGGGATAGGACAAAGCGCCCAAAAATGGGAGCGATCGCCCAAAAATACGCAAGAATTTGCATCGTTACAAGTGACAATCCAAGAAGCGAAGAGTCAGAGAGCATAATAGATGAAATTTGCGCTGGCATGAGCCAAAATGAAAATTTGATACGAAACGCCAACCGCAAAGAGGCGATCGCACTGGCTATCAGCAAGCTAGAACCCGGCTGGGCGCTTGTCATACTTGGCAAAGGCGACGAGCCATATCAAGAGATAAAGGGCGTCAAACATCCATTTAGTGATAAAGAAGTGGTAATTGAACTTTTAAAGAGGTAA
- a CDS encoding histidine kinase, protein MIDYKKIGIKHFKRSKFKEAIFYFSLAYEKTQDKNLLFLIQICSLGEKNAEEAKLLFDYYMAKVRAGEDDEGVEEILKILESRDEESEYFEEQDAISYEDFKRAVYKDGSFKKVFENIMFSTKVMISNKDDFLEFLGNLIKNDFIEMSINYLESAAVMFGGDERIDQLFREIQKRQNNENISRK, encoded by the coding sequence TTGATAGATTATAAAAAAATAGGCATTAAACACTTTAAACGCTCAAAATTTAAAGAAGCGATCTTTTACTTCTCTCTAGCTTACGAAAAGACACAGGATAAGAATTTACTATTTTTGATACAAATTTGCTCCCTTGGCGAGAAAAATGCAGAGGAAGCAAAGCTCTTGTTTGACTACTACATGGCTAAGGTAAGAGCTGGCGAGGACGACGAGGGCGTGGAGGAAATTTTAAAAATTTTAGAGTCTAGAGACGAGGAGAGCGAGTACTTTGAAGAGCAAGACGCGATAAGCTACGAGGACTTTAAAAGGGCTGTTTATAAGGACGGCAGCTTCAAAAAGGTCTTTGAAAATATCATGTTCTCAACCAAGGTAATGATCTCAAACAAAGATGATTTTTTAGAATTTTTGGGAAATTTGATAAAAAATGACTTCATCGAAATGAGTATAAACTATCTTGAGAGTGCGGCGGTGATGTTTGGCGGTGATGAGCGCATAGATCAGCTTTTTAGAGAGATACAAAAAAGACAAAACAATGAAAATATCAGTAGAAAATAG
- a CDS encoding NifU family protein, protein MIPFSDEELLKPVSASLQKVLPMLENDGGGMELLGIKNGKIYVRLTGHCHGCAASTTTLKYGLERQLRMDIHPELEVVNIPIGEEFDIDRL, encoded by the coding sequence ATGATCCCATTTAGCGATGAAGAACTTTTAAAACCAGTCAGTGCGAGTTTGCAAAAGGTATTACCAATGCTTGAAAATGATGGCGGTGGCATGGAGCTACTTGGCATAAAAAACGGCAAAATTTACGTAAGACTCACAGGACATTGTCATGGATGTGCAGCTAGCACAACTACACTAAAATATGGACTCGAAAGACAACTTCGTATGGATATTCACCCAGAGCTTGAGGTCGTAAATATCCCGATCGGCGAGGAATTTGACATTGATAGATTATAA
- a CDS encoding ABC transporter substrate-binding protein: MRKFFKVLCAASLFCLVANASEGLDKIGMTYVKSPLNVPSIVDKFKGFYAKSFGVPVEYSEITSGAKQTQALASNSLQFLNCVGGTSVILAAANKADIKIISAYSRAPEAFVIFSKDQNIKSPKDLKGKKVAGPKGTILNELLVRYLALGGLSINDVEFISMGIPAAQAAVENGSVDAALLAGPAAYNAKKSGLSVVTTGKGVITPVIVTATSGEFYKKHKDVVEKFKKAQDEILAFMKANEEEALKFTAEETGLSIEAVKSMYPQYDFSPKITADDIKALEATQEFMLESKMIEQKVDIKSLLID, encoded by the coding sequence ATGAGAAAGTTTTTCAAGGTTTTGTGTGCGGCCTCTTTGTTTTGTCTAGTCGCAAACGCAAGCGAAGGCTTAGATAAGATCGGCATGACCTACGTCAAATCGCCGCTAAACGTCCCATCGATCGTCGATAAATTTAAAGGCTTTTATGCGAAGTCTTTTGGCGTGCCGGTCGAGTACTCCGAGATCACCTCAGGTGCGAAACAAACGCAAGCGCTCGCTTCAAATTCGCTCCAGTTTCTAAACTGTGTGGGCGGCACTTCGGTCATACTTGCAGCTGCAAATAAGGCTGACATAAAGATCATAAGCGCCTATTCAAGGGCGCCAGAGGCATTTGTGATATTTTCTAAGGACCAAAACATAAAGTCGCCAAAAGATCTAAAAGGTAAAAAAGTAGCAGGTCCAAAAGGCACTATCTTAAACGAGCTTTTGGTTAGATACCTAGCGCTTGGCGGGCTTAGCATAAACGACGTAGAGTTCATCTCTATGGGTATCCCAGCTGCGCAAGCCGCGGTAGAAAACGGCAGCGTCGATGCAGCGCTTCTTGCTGGACCAGCTGCTTATAATGCTAAAAAATCAGGACTTAGTGTCGTAACAACAGGCAAGGGTGTCATCACTCCAGTCATCGTCACTGCCACAAGCGGAGAATTTTACAAAAAGCATAAAGACGTAGTTGAGAAATTTAAAAAGGCTCAAGATGAAATTTTGGCTTTTATGAAAGCAAATGAGGAAGAGGCATTAAAATTTACAGCTGAAGAGACCGGTCTTAGCATAGAGGCGGTAAAGAGTATGTATCCGCAGTATGACTTTAGTCCAAAGATCACTGCTGATGACATAAAAGCACTTGAAGCTACGCAAGAATTTATGCTTGAGAGCAAGATGATCGAGCAAAAAGTAGATATAAAATCACTTCTAATAGATTAA
- a CDS encoding ABC transporter ATP-binding protein, giving the protein MIEISNLSKHFYIGEKRIDVLRELNLSIKKDKITVILGRSGCGKTTLLRLIASLESVSLGEIKFKEQAKIGFVFQEARLMPFLNVYENIVFALKKHEIEATKIDSLISMIGLSDFKFATVSQLSGGMSSRVSLARVLAYEANLILMDEPFAALDAFTRASMQAEILKIQAGKTILFVTHNIDEALFLADEIILLEKGGIKSNYDLSNLAKPRDLLSEELIAVKRKILSEI; this is encoded by the coding sequence ATGATAGAAATTTCAAATTTATCCAAGCATTTTTATATCGGCGAGAAGCGTATTGACGTTTTGAGAGAACTAAATTTAAGCATAAAAAAAGATAAGATCACCGTCATACTCGGCAGAAGCGGATGCGGCAAAACTACGCTTTTACGCCTCATCGCCAGTCTTGAGAGCGTAAGCCTTGGCGAGATAAAATTTAAAGAGCAAGCAAAGATCGGCTTCGTCTTTCAAGAAGCCCGCCTTATGCCGTTTCTAAACGTCTATGAAAACATCGTATTTGCGCTTAAAAAGCATGAGATAGAGGCTACAAAGATCGATAGTCTGATATCTATGATAGGACTTAGCGACTTTAAATTTGCCACTGTTTCGCAGTTATCTGGCGGTATGAGCTCGCGCGTTTCGCTTGCTAGAGTGCTTGCGTACGAGGCAAATTTGATCCTCATGGACGAGCCGTTTGCCGCGCTTGATGCATTTACGAGGGCTAGCATGCAGGCTGAAATTTTAAAAATACAAGCCGGCAAAACCATCCTTTTCGTCACTCACAACATCGATGAGGCGCTATTTTTGGCTGATGAGATCATCTTGCTTGAAAAGGGCGGGATAAAATCAAACTACGACCTATCAAATTTAGCAAAGCCAAGAGATCTGCTAAGTGAGGAGCTAATAGCCGTAAAACGCAAAATTTTGAGTGAAATTTAG
- a CDS encoding ABC transporter permease: protein MREIFKKSILILAIFAIWQVVCELEIFTPYILPSPLATLKTMYGMSLSGELATHTIISFKRIFAGYALSFALALVLGGIAALLPKISVYYEWILEFFRNIPPLSLIAILVLWFGINETPKIIIIILASFFPMFLSIQKGLTSCDIKLIEVGKIFGFSKFEIFYKIIIKSALKDIFVGMRIGFGYAMRAIIGAEMIAASSGLGYLILDAEELSRADRIFVGIFTIGICGVLIDRLFLLLIAKFSLLRGDK, encoded by the coding sequence GTGAGAGAAATTTTTAAAAAGAGCATTTTGATCCTAGCGATCTTTGCCATCTGGCAGGTCGTTTGCGAGCTAGAAATTTTTACTCCATATATCTTGCCAAGTCCGCTAGCTACGCTAAAGACGATGTATGGCATGAGCCTAAGCGGCGAGCTCGCCACGCATACTATCATCAGCTTTAAACGTATATTTGCAGGCTACGCACTCTCGTTTGCCCTAGCGCTCGTGCTTGGCGGTATAGCGGCGCTTTTGCCAAAGATCAGCGTTTATTACGAGTGGATACTGGAGTTTTTTAGAAATATCCCGCCGCTTAGTTTGATCGCCATTTTGGTGCTTTGGTTTGGTATAAACGAGACGCCAAAGATCATCATTATCATCCTAGCCTCGTTTTTTCCGATGTTTCTAAGCATCCAAAAGGGGCTAACGAGCTGTGATATAAAGCTTATCGAGGTTGGTAAAATTTTTGGCTTTAGTAAATTTGAGATTTTTTACAAGATCATCATAAAAAGTGCGCTAAAAGATATCTTCGTCGGCATGCGAATAGGCTTTGGCTACGCCATGCGTGCGATCATCGGAGCGGAGATGATAGCGGCGTCAAGCGGGCTGGGCTACCTCATACTTGACGCTGAGGAGCTTTCACGCGCGGATAGGATATTTGTGGGCATTTTTACGATCGGCATTTGCGGCGTGCTCATAGATAGGCTCTTTTTGCTTTTGATAGCGAAATTTAGCCTTTTGCGAGGCGATAAATGA
- the rplQ gene encoding 50S ribosomal protein L17: MRHKHGYRKLGRTSSHRSALLKNLAIAIIKSEKIETTLPKAKELRSYVEKLITRARKGDSNAHRAVFASLQDKETTNKLVTEVAPKFKERNGGYTRIIKTRVRRGDAAEMAYIELVAE; the protein is encoded by the coding sequence ATGAGACATAAACACGGATATCGCAAACTTGGTAGAACGTCATCTCATAGATCTGCATTGCTTAAAAATTTGGCGATAGCTATCATCAAAAGCGAAAAGATAGAGACGACTTTACCAAAAGCAAAAGAGCTTAGAAGCTATGTTGAGAAGCTAATTACAAGAGCCAGAAAAGGTGACTCTAACGCTCACAGAGCAGTATTTGCTTCTTTACAAGATAAAGAAACAACAAATAAATTAGTTACTGAAGTAGCTCCAAAATTTAAAGAGCGCAATGGCGGCTATACAAGAATCATTAAGACTCGTGTTCGCAGAGGCGACGCAGCAGAGATGGCTTATATAGAGCTAGTAGCTGAATAA
- a CDS encoding DNA-directed RNA polymerase subunit alpha — protein MRKITTSAYMPTEIEVKSVSENVANITAYPFEAGYAVTLAHPLRRLLYTSTVGFAPIGVKIKGVSHEFDSMRGMLEDVAFFIINLKKIRFKLKSTSEREVIEYSFKGPKEITGADLNNDLVEIVNPDAYLATINEDAELNFSVIIQKGIGYVPSEEIREEIEDDYIALDAFFTPVKKAVYDIQNVLVEDDPDYEKIVFTITTDGQVSPIEAFKNCLEAMYQQMSVFKGILDIDVSTPVASSTAGGEFSKLLSSVEDLNLSARSFNCLDKADIRFIGELALMDENELKELKNLGKKSLEEIKAVMEEIGYPVGADVLKDGKEQLRKKITELKAQMSVKE, from the coding sequence ATGAGAAAGATTACTACATCAGCTTATATGCCAACTGAAATTGAAGTTAAAAGTGTTAGTGAAAATGTTGCTAACATTACAGCATATCCTTTTGAGGCGGGCTATGCTGTTACCTTGGCTCACCCATTGCGTCGTCTTCTTTACACAAGTACAGTAGGTTTTGCTCCTATTGGTGTAAAGATAAAAGGAGTTAGTCACGAATTTGATAGTATGCGAGGTATGCTAGAGGACGTAGCTTTTTTTATTATAAATTTGAAAAAGATCAGATTTAAATTAAAAAGCACCAGTGAGCGCGAAGTTATAGAGTATAGCTTTAAAGGACCAAAAGAGATAACTGGGGCTGATCTAAATAATGATCTAGTTGAGATCGTTAACCCAGACGCATACCTTGCTACAATAAACGAAGATGCTGAGTTAAATTTTTCAGTTATCATTCAAAAAGGTATCGGATATGTTCCTAGTGAAGAGATCAGAGAAGAGATTGAAGACGACTATATCGCACTTGATGCTTTCTTTACACCTGTTAAAAAAGCAGTTTATGATATACAAAATGTCTTGGTTGAGGATGATCCAGACTATGAAAAGATCGTATTTACTATAACAACTGATGGTCAAGTTAGTCCGATAGAGGCTTTTAAAAATTGTTTAGAAGCTATGTATCAACAAATGTCAGTATTTAAAGGAATTTTAGATATTGATGTTAGTACTCCAGTTGCTAGCTCAACTGCAGGTGGCGAGTTTTCAAAGTTACTTTCTAGCGTAGAAGATCTAAATTTAAGTGCTAGAAGTTTTAACTGCCTTGACAAAGCTGATATTAGATTTATCGGCGAGCTTGCATTAATGGACGAAAATGAGCTTAAAGAGCTTAAAAATTTAGGTAAAAAATCTCTTGAAGAGATTAAAGCGGTTATGGAAGAGATAGGCTATCCAGTTGGTGCCGATGTGTTAAAAGATGGCAAAGAGCAGCTAAGAAAGAAAATAACCGAGCTTAAAGCACAAATGAGTGTAAAAGAATAA
- the rpsD gene encoding 30S ribosomal protein S4 yields MARYTGPVEKLERRLGVSLALKGERRLAGKSAFEKRPYAPGQHGQRRAKISEYGLQLREKQKAKFMYGVSEKQFRRLFQEAARREGNTGALLVQLLEQRLDNVVYRMGFATTRRFARQLVTHGHILVNGKRVDIPSYRVEPGAKVEIVEKSKNNPQIVRAIDLTAQTGIVAWVDVEKEKKFGIFTRNPEREEVIIPVEERFIVELYSK; encoded by the coding sequence ATGGCTAGATATACAGGACCTGTTGAAAAATTAGAAAGACGTCTTGGTGTGTCTCTTGCGTTAAAAGGCGAAAGAAGACTTGCTGGTAAAAGTGCTTTTGAAAAAAGACCTTATGCGCCAGGACAACATGGACAAAGAAGAGCAAAAATAAGCGAATATGGCTTACAACTTCGCGAGAAACAAAAAGCTAAATTCATGTATGGTGTTTCAGAGAAGCAATTTAGAAGATTATTTCAAGAAGCAGCACGCCGCGAGGGCAACACTGGTGCCCTTTTGGTTCAACTACTAGAGCAAAGATTAGATAATGTTGTTTATAGAATGGGCTTTGCAACAACTCGTCGTTTTGCTCGTCAGCTAGTAACTCATGGACATATTTTAGTAAATGGCAAAAGAGTAGATATACCATCTTACAGAGTTGAACCTGGCGCAAAAGTAGAGATTGTCGAAAAATCTAAAAACAATCCACAAATTGTTCGTGCGATAGATCTTACAGCACAAACTGGTATTGTTGCTTGGGTAGATGTTGAAAAAGAGAAAAAATTTGGAATTTTCACTAGAAATCCAGAAAGAGAAGAGGTTATCATTCCTGTTGAGGAAAGATTTATAGTAGAGCTTTATTCAAAATAA
- the rpsK gene encoding 30S ribosomal protein S11 — MAKRKIVKKKVVRKSIAKGIVYISATFNNTMVTVTDEMGNAIAWSSAGGLGFKGSKKSTPYAAQQAVEDALNKAKEHGIKEVGIKVQGPGSGRETAVKSVGTVEGIKVSFFKDITPLPHNGCRPPKRRRV; from the coding sequence ATGGCGAAAAGAAAAATTGTTAAGAAAAAAGTAGTTAGAAAAAGCATAGCCAAAGGTATCGTTTATATCAGTGCAACATTTAATAATACTATGGTAACTGTAACTGATGAAATGGGAAATGCTATTGCATGGAGTAGTGCAGGTGGCTTAGGCTTTAAAGGTAGTAAAAAATCAACTCCTTATGCAGCTCAGCAGGCAGTTGAAGATGCTCTAAATAAAGCAAAAGAGCATGGTATAAAAGAAGTTGGTATTAAGGTTCAAGGTCCAGGTAGCGGACGTGAAACGGCTGTTAAAAGTGTAGGAACTGTTGAAGGAATTAAAGTATCTTTCTTTAAAGACATTACGCCTTTACCACACAATGGTTGTAGACCGCCAAAACGCCGCCGCGTATAA
- the rpsM gene encoding 30S ribosomal protein S13: MARIAGVDLPNKKRIEYGLTYIYGIGLYKSRQILDAAGISYDKRVYELSEDEAAAIRKEIQEHHIVEGDLRKQVAMDIKALMDLGSYRGLRHRKGLPVRGQKTKTNARTRKGRRKTVGAATK; encoded by the coding sequence ATGGCACGTATTGCAGGTGTAGATTTACCAAACAAAAAGAGAATCGAGTATGGTTTGACTTATATTTATGGTATAGGTCTTTATAAATCTCGTCAAATTCTTGACGCAGCTGGAATTTCTTACGACAAGAGAGTTTATGAGCTTAGCGAAGACGAAGCAGCAGCTATCCGTAAAGAAATTCAAGAGCATCATATCGTTGAGGGTGATTTGAGAAAACAAGTTGCTATGGATATCAAAGCTCTTATGGATCTTGGAAGTTATAGAGGTCTTCGCCACAGAAAAGGTCTTCCTGTTCGTGGTCAAAAGACTAAAACTAATGCTAGAACCAGAAAAGGCAGACGTAAAACTGTCGGTGCAGCTACTAAGTAA
- the rpmJ gene encoding 50S ribosomal protein L36, translated as MKVRPSVKKMCDKCKIVKRSGIIRVICENPKHKQRQG; from the coding sequence ATGAAAGTTCGTCCTTCTGTAAAGAAGATGTGTGACAAATGTAAAATTGTCAAACGTAGTGGTATAATTCGTGTTATCTGCGAAAATCCAAAACATAAACAAAGACAAGGATAA
- the infA gene encoding translation initiation factor IF-1, whose amino-acid sequence MAKDDVIEIDGNVVEALPNATFKVELDNKHIILCHIAGKMRMHYIKIMPGDRVKVELTPYSLDKGRITYRYK is encoded by the coding sequence GTGGCAAAAGACGATGTCATTGAAATTGATGGAAACGTTGTTGAAGCACTGCCAAATGCAACTTTTAAAGTTGAGCTTGACAACAAACATATAATTTTATGTCATATCGCCGGAAAAATGAGAATGCATTATATAAAGATAATGCCTGGCGACCGCGTAAAAGTAGAACTTACGCCATATAGCCTAGATAAGGGCAGGATCACTTATAGATATAAGTAA
- the map gene encoding type I methionyl aminopeptidase, translating into MAITLKRPAEIEKMRAANKIVARTLDHVSTIIKPGISLLEIDKICEDMIRAAGAKPAFKGLYGFPNAACISVNEVVIHGIPNEYKLKEGDIVSVDIGSNLDGYFGDSARTFGVGKISKEDEALIACSKDALYFAIDFIRAGMHFKEICYELEKFILGRGYVPLRGYCGHGIGKRPHEEPEIPNYLEGHNPKAGPKIKEGMVFCIEPMICQKDGTPVLGSDNWRVTSKDGLRTSHYEHCMAIVNGKAEILSQA; encoded by the coding sequence ATGGCTATCACGCTTAAAAGACCAGCTGAGATAGAGAAAATGAGAGCGGCGAACAAGATCGTCGCTCGAACTCTTGATCACGTTTCTACGATCATAAAACCTGGAATTTCACTTCTTGAGATAGATAAGATTTGTGAAGATATGATAAGGGCTGCTGGGGCAAAACCTGCTTTTAAAGGTCTTTATGGCTTTCCAAATGCGGCTTGCATAAGCGTCAATGAAGTGGTGATCCACGGAATCCCAAATGAATACAAACTAAAAGAGGGTGATATCGTTAGCGTTGATATCGGCTCAAATTTAGATGGTTATTTTGGTGATTCGGCTAGGACTTTTGGGGTCGGTAAAATTTCAAAAGAAGATGAGGCTTTGATCGCTTGCTCAAAAGATGCACTATATTTTGCGATAGATTTCATAAGAGCTGGTATGCATTTTAAAGAAATTTGCTACGAGCTTGAGAAATTTATACTAGGTAGAGGCTATGTGCCTTTGCGTGGGTATTGTGGTCACGGCATAGGCAAAAGGCCACACGAAGAGCCAGAAATTCCAAACTATCTTGAGGGGCATAATCCAAAAGCCGGACCAAAGATAAAAGAGGGAATGGTATTTTGTATAGAGCCGATGATCTGTCAAAAAGATGGCACTCCAGTTTTGGGAAGCGATAACTGGAGAGTAACTTCAAAAGATGGTTTGAGAACTAGCCATTATGAGCATTGCATGGCGATAGTTAATGGTAAAGCTGAAATTTTAAGCCAAGCATAA
- the secY gene encoding preprotein translocase subunit SecY, giving the protein MDKTLTNKILITLAFLFAYRILAYVPVPGVNVDVIKEFFNSNNSNALGLFNMFSGKAAERLSIISLGIMPYITASIIMELLAATFPKLGQMKKERDGMQKYMQIIRYATIVITLVQSIGVSIGLQSLSGRGGEQAIMIDINLFIAISAVSMLTGTMLLMWIGEQITQRGIGNGISLIIFAGIVSGIPSAIGGTINLVNTSEMNFLTVIAILAIILATIGAIIFVEMGERRIPISYSRKVIMENQNKRIMNYIPIKVNLSGVIPPIFASAILMFPSTILQASTNPIIQAINDFLSPNGYMFNFLTFLFIIFFAFFYASIVFNTKDISENLKKQGGFIPGVRPGESTASYLNEVAGRLTLGGALYLGIISTLPWVLVKTMGVPFYFGGTSVLIVVSVALDTMRRIEAQSYTNKYQTLSAVGL; this is encoded by the coding sequence ATGGATAAAACACTGACCAACAAGATTTTAATCACGTTGGCATTTTTGTTCGCATACAGGATACTGGCTTATGTGCCAGTTCCTGGTGTTAATGTCGACGTAATTAAAGAATTCTTCAATTCAAACAATAGTAATGCCTTGGGTCTGTTTAATATGTTTAGTGGTAAAGCTGCTGAGCGTTTAAGTATTATCTCTTTAGGTATCATGCCTTACATTACAGCTTCGATCATTATGGAGCTTTTAGCAGCAACATTTCCGAAATTAGGTCAGATGAAAAAAGAGCGTGACGGTATGCAAAAATATATGCAAATTATACGCTATGCAACCATTGTCATCACTCTTGTACAATCAATCGGTGTTTCTATCGGACTTCAAAGCTTAAGCGGACGCGGTGGCGAACAAGCTATCATGATAGATATAAATTTATTTATCGCAATCTCTGCTGTATCTATGCTAACTGGAACTATGCTACTTATGTGGATAGGTGAGCAGATCACACAGCGAGGCATAGGCAATGGTATAAGTCTTATCATCTTTGCTGGTATCGTTTCTGGCATACCTAGTGCGATCGGCGGAACTATAAATTTAGTAAATACTTCTGAGATGAATTTCCTAACAGTCATCGCTATTTTAGCGATTATTTTAGCTACCATTGGTGCTATTATATTTGTTGAGATGGGTGAAAGGCGTATCCCTATTTCTTACTCAAGAAAAGTGATAATGGAAAATCAAAACAAACGTATAATGAACTATATACCGATCAAAGTAAATTTAAGTGGCGTTATCCCACCGATATTTGCTAGTGCGATTTTGATGTTTCCTAGTACTATTTTACAAGCTAGTACAAATCCGATCATCCAAGCTATCAACGACTTTTTAAGTCCAAATGGCTATATGTTTAACTTTTTAACATTTTTGTTTATCATCTTCTTTGCGTTTTTCTACGCATCGATCGTGTTTAACACAAAAGATATAAGCGAAAATTTAAAGAAACAAGGCGGATTTATCCCAGGCGTTAGACCAGGTGAGAGTACGGCTAGTTATCTAAATGAAGTAGCTGGAAGGCTAACTTTAGGTGGTGCTTTATACTTGGGTATCATTTCAACACTGCCTTGGGTCCTTGTAAAGACTATGGGTGTTCCATTTTATTTTGGTGGCACGTCAGTACTTATCGTGGTTTCAGTAGCACTTGATACGATGAGGCGTATAGAAGCTCAGTCTTACACAAACAAATACCAAACTCTAAGCGCAGTAGGTCTATAA
- the rplO gene encoding 50S ribosomal protein L15, translating into MALEKLTPAAGSTHATKRIGRGQGSGNGKTAGKGNKGQRARKGYNEKRGFEGGQQPLQRRLPKVGFTSKFEKPYVINVEKIAAIKELAEISIATIASVHKISKSVTKIKLIGASAKALASKIKDENVSVSGTK; encoded by the coding sequence ATGGCATTAGAAAAATTAACACCTGCTGCAGGTTCAACTCATGCAACTAAAAGAATAGGCCGTGGTCAAGGTAGCGGTAATGGCAAAACTGCTGGCAAAGGTAACAAAGGTCAAAGAGCAAGAAAAGGCTACAATGAGAAAAGAGGTTTTGAGGGCGGACAGCAACCACTTCAAAGACGTCTTCCAAAAGTAGGTTTTACTTCTAAATTTGAAAAACCTTATGTTATCAATGTTGAAAAGATCGCAGCTATAAAAGAGCTTGCGGAAATTTCAATCGCAACAATAGCTAGCGTTCATAAAATTTCAAAGAGCGTTACTAAGATAAAACTAATCGGTGCAAGCGCAAAAGCTCTTGCTTCAAAGATCAAAGACGAGAACGTTAGCGTTAGCGGAACAAAATAA